The Candidatus Equadaptatus faecalis DNA segment ACGCGCCGAGGTTCGCGCCTATGCTGTCGCGTTTGCCCGTGTAGCCCGTCAGTCCGAGTTCCACTTTCCAGGGGCTGTTCGCTTTGTGGTATTTAATGCCGAGTTCCGCTACCCCGCTTCCGCCTTTGAAGTCAGGTTCAAGCAGGCTGTATTCTCCCATGTGTCCTTTGGCAACTCCGTCAAATTCGTATTCATAGGCAAGTCCGCCGAAGAATTTCACGCCGTTTTCGTTTTCTTTGCCGTTGTAACGGAAGCCCGCGCGAAGTCTGTGAGAGTTTATCGCGTCAAGGTCAAACTGTTCCCCGTCTATTACCGGACTGTCGCTGTTCTGTCTGTTCCAGAGGTATTTGACGTAGGTATCTATGTTTGACTCATTTTTGAGCGCCCATTTGTAGCCAAGTCCAAGATGTGCTCCGAGATATGCTTCGCTTGTGTCAAAGCGGGTGCTTTCTCCGGGGTTGAATGTTTCGCTGTTGTAGTCGCTGTTGATATGTCCCGCTCTGAAACTTGCT contains these protein-coding regions:
- a CDS encoding autotransporter domain-containing protein is translated as ASFRAGHINSDYNSETFNPGESTRFDTSEAYLGAHLGLGYKWALKNESNIDTYVKYLWNRQNSDSPVIDGEQFDLDAINSHRLRAGFRYNGKENENGVKFFGGLAYEYEFDGVAKGHMGEYSLLEPDFKGGSGVAELGIKYHKANSPWKVELGLTGYTGKRDSIGANLGAWYEFGK